The stretch of DNA GCAGACGGCGCGAGACCTTCTGCCGATAGTTCATCCGGGCAGTGTTTTCCTGCCCGACATAGCAGCCCTTGGTGAAGCTGACGCCCGACAGCTCAGCGGCATTGGTTTCAAGCCACAGCACCCTGTCCTGCCCCAGATCGACCGCCCCCTCGGGCACGCCCAGCGCCAGCCGGTGGGCGGTCCAGCGCGCATCGGCACCGCCGTCGCCACCCCCATCCGCGCCCATATCCGCCGGCGCAATCCAGCGCCGGCCAAGCGCGGCCAGCCGGGGATCGGCCACCCCCTGATCGCCATCCGGTGCCCAGTGCACGGCAAGCCCGGCATCGACGGCAATGTCGATCCGCCGCCGCAGCCGGTAGATCGACAGGCGGCGCACCAGCGCCTCCGCCGCATCCGCCTCGCAATCGATCAGAATGTCCGCGCCATCGGCCCACAGGATGAAATCGAACAGCGCCTTGCCCTGCGGCGTCAGCAGCCCGGCGTAGCGCGGCGTCTCCGGCGTGACGAGTCGGACGTCCTGGGTGACGAGCCCCTGGAGGAAATCGCGCACATCATCGCCCGACAGACGGACGAGCGCGCGGCCGATAAGGGTGGTTTGCGACATGCGACCCAGTTAAGGAGGCAGGCATGGAAAAGGAAGAGCATCGCCCCGCCCCCGCTGCCGCCGCCCGTTCCGGTTCCGTCGACCGGCTGACCATCCGCCAGCCC from Sphingomonas changnyeongensis encodes:
- the ygfZ gene encoding CAF17-like 4Fe-4S cluster assembly/insertion protein YgfZ, whose protein sequence is MSQTTLIGRALVRLSGDDVRDFLQGLVTQDVRLVTPETPRYAGLLTPQGKALFDFILWADGADILIDCEADAAEALVRRLSIYRLRRRIDIAVDAGLAVHWAPDGDQGVADPRLAALGRRWIAPADMGADGGGDGGADARWTAHRLALGVPEGAVDLGQDRVLWLETNAAELSGVSFTKGCYVGQENTARMNYRQKVSRRLLRVGGPDGAVFERRRVEAPGDDAFIPDWLAPALAAAG